One region of Endozoicomonas sp. Mp262 genomic DNA includes:
- a CDS encoding glutathione S-transferase N-terminal domain-containing protein — protein sequence MLNLFTSTLASSTRLWRGTSSSKSTVQPLLPLVLYDREACPRCRLVREALTELNLDVEIRPCPIDGQRFLQETPKGRLPFLVDPNTEKKLSRTGQIMDYLFGQYADRKPPSKFNPGLLNLAGSSLASSLRLNAGSRKVPSRIPEKPLKLYSFESSPYSRLVREQLSELELPYLLINLGKQQWADMGPASFRMSIRPYKPLPGTKRSLFFEEHGDVQVPYLEDPNTDTALFESRAIVKYLQRTYQAQ from the coding sequence ATGTTAAACCTGTTTACATCAACACTAGCTTCATCCACCCGATTATGGAGAGGCACTTCCAGCAGTAAGAGCACCGTACAACCACTGCTTCCCCTGGTTCTTTACGACCGGGAAGCCTGCCCTCGCTGTCGGCTGGTACGAGAGGCATTGACAGAGCTAAACCTGGATGTGGAAATCCGTCCCTGCCCTATAGATGGCCAGCGCTTTCTCCAGGAAACACCCAAGGGTCGGCTCCCCTTCCTGGTTGACCCCAATACTGAAAAAAAACTCTCCCGTACCGGTCAAATCATGGACTATCTTTTTGGTCAATATGCGGATAGAAAACCACCCTCCAAATTCAACCCGGGACTTTTGAATCTTGCTGGCTCCAGCCTGGCAAGCTCACTCCGGCTTAACGCCGGCAGCAGGAAAGTGCCTTCCAGAATCCCGGAAAAACCCTTAAAACTCTACAGCTTCGAGTCCAGCCCTTATTCTCGTCTGGTTCGTGAACAACTGTCCGAACTGGAATTACCCTACTTACTAATAAACCTCGGTAAACAGCAGTGGGCAGACATGGGACCTGCCTCATTCCGAATGAGCATCAGGCCCTATAAGCCACTACCAGGCACCAAACGAAGCCTTTTCTTTGAAGAACATGGTGATGTGCAGGTACCCTATCTGGAAGACCCCAATACCGATACAGCACTTTTTGAATCCCGTGCTATTGTTAAATACCTTCAACGTACCTATCAGGCTCAATAG